One Rosa chinensis cultivar Old Blush chromosome 5, RchiOBHm-V2, whole genome shotgun sequence genomic region harbors:
- the LOC112165618 gene encoding cytochrome c oxidase copper chaperone 1 translates to MGGLPTENTSSALALPALQPNQGSAVAKSGLDTKPKKKICCACPDTKKLRDECIVQHGEDACAKWIEAHKTCLRAEGFNI, encoded by the coding sequence ATGGGTGGACTGCCAACTGAAAATACTTCCTCTGCCTTGGCTCTGCCAGCCTTGCAGCCAAATCAAGGGTCGGCTGTCGCAAAGTCCGGCTTGGACACTAAGCCAAAGAAGAAGATCTGCTGTGCTTGCCCTGATACAAAGAAGCTGCGAGATGAATGCATTGTGCAGCATGGTGAAGATGCTTGCGCAAAATGGATTGAGGCTCATAAGACGTGCCTTCGTGCGGAGGGCTTCAACATTTGA